The genomic stretch TAAGACTCGAGGCAACCTGGGAAATCACCTGATCCTCTTTTCCACTCTCCTCTTCGCACTCCCCAGATGAAGGTCAACAGATTCTTTCCCGTTTCTTCATCAGCCTGAACGGAGCAGCGACACTTATCCTTGTCCTGCGCCCTGTGCCTCTGGCATGGCCACTCTCCAGTCtatttgaaaatgattttcacCCTGTTCAGCGGGTGCTGCACATTTAGTGTTCCACAAACATTATCTCTGATCATCCTCCATAGGGTAAACTTgtgtctcattttacagatggggaaggcAATGCTCAGGGAAGTTAAATTACTCGTCCAAAGTCACGCGACCACTAAGCAGCTGGAGAGGGGATGCGAACCCAAACTCCAAGTCCCCTCCAGGTTTCCGCAACTCACTGGGCCGCTCACACTTTCGCGCTCGCGCCCCGCCTCCCCGTCCCACCCCAGCGAGGGGCGCCCAGCCCGCCCCGAGAGGAGCGTGCCTCTGTCGCTAATCGCCCGCCGCCCCCGCCTCCGTTTCACTGCCTGGAGACTCCCTGGCCAGCTTAGCCCGAGCCGACTCCCGGGGCCGCGAGACGCCGCCGATTGGCCGGCGGTAATTACGGGCACACTccgggtggggggaggggcgatGGCGGCCTCCCGACAGCATAAATTATGCAAATACCCGGGCGCTGCACGGGGATGACCTGCCGCCTCGCTCCATTCACCCGGGCTGCCGTGGGGGGCGGAGGTGGCAAGGGAGGGGGGCGCCCATTGTTGCGCCGGGTACTTAAGGGGTCCTGAGGCCAGTCGTGTGCCACATTCGGTGCTCACACGAGCTGATCTGATCGCCGGCGACATCACTCAGGAGACCGGCCGGGCGCGTGGCCCCTGCAGGCGAGGCGAGGAGCCGAGGCCAAGTTCCCCGTGCGCCCCTGCACCCTTCCAGGCTCTCGCGCCCGCAACTGGCACAGAGTAACAACCCCAGGCTGTTGGGAACGTAAGTGCGCCCTGGCGGCCCTGCCCTCAGTCCGGGCTGCAGCGCTCTGAGCGCCTTTCTATCTGTCCGTCGGTCCTGCACAGCGCAAAGATGCCAGCCCCCCTTGAGACCTGCATCTCCGACCTCGACTGCGCCAGCAGCAGCGGCAGTGACCTGTCCGGCTTCCTCACCGACGAGGAAGACTGTGCCAGACTCCAACAGGCAGCCTCCGCTTCAGGGCCGCCCGCGCCGGCCCGCAGGGGCGCGCCCAATATCTCCCGGGCGTCTGAGGTTCCAGGGGCACAGGACGACGAGCAGGAGAGGCGGCGGCGCCGCGGCCGGACGCGGGTCCGCTCCGAGGCTCTGCTGCACTCGCTGCGCAGGAGCCGGCGCGTCAAGGCCAACGATCGCGAGCGCAACCGCATGCACAACTTGAACGCGGCGCTGGACGCACTGCGCAGCGTGCTGCCCTCATTCCCCGACGACACCAAGCTCACCAAAATCGAGACGCTGCGCTTCGCCTACAACTACATCTGGGCTCTGGccgagacactgcgcctggcggATCAAGGGCTGCCCGGAGGCGGTGGCCGGGAGCGCCTCCTGCCGCCGCAGTGCGTCCCCTGCCTGCCCGGTCCCCCAAGCCCCGCCAGCGACGCGGAGTCCTGGGGCTCAGGtgccgccgccgcctccccgcTCTCTGACCCCAGTAGCCCCGCCGCCTCCGAAGACTTCACCTACGGCCCCGGCGACCCTGTTTTCTCCTTCCCAAGCCTGCCCAAAGACTTGCTCCACACAACGCCCTGTTTCATCCCTTACCACTAGGCCCTTTGTAGACACCGTTACTTTCCCCCTCCCCTAGTCAGCAGGCAATAGATGGGGCCCCAGCTGCCGCCTCGGAACCCCCTCTCCAGGCGGAGGGAGGAAGCGGGAGCTTTAAAGCAGTCGGGGATACCTGAGCCGCTTGTTAGGTCGCCGCACCCTCGCGGCGGCTGCCTCTTCGTCTGTTTCTCCGGCCCTCAGCCCAGCGCCCCTCCTGCCCGCCCCTAGACGGCCTTTCCTTTTGCACTTTCTGAACTCCACAAAACCTCCTTTGTGACTGGCTCAGAACTGACCCCAGCCACCACTTCAGTGTGATTTAGAAAAGGGACAGATCAGCCCCTGAAGACGAGGTGAAAAGTCAATTTTACAATTTGTAGAACTCTAATGAAGAAAAACGAGCATGAAAATTCGGTTTGAGCCGGCTGACAATACAATGAAAAGGCTTAAAAAGCAGAGACAAGGAATGGGCTTCATGTATTATGGATCCCGACCCCCACCACTGCAGGCTCGCTCTAGGAAGAACTGGAGACTCTTGCTTAGCTATTCAGGCACAGGGCTGGAGAGTACTTTAATTTATTCGAGATGCTTCATtcatatgaaaatgtatttttgtacgTAAAGAGTTTATTCTATTATGAGCTATCAAAGTTTACATTTTTGTACTGCAGACGCTTCatgtaaataaaaactaaaaataagtcgCCAAGTTTCTTGCCTAATATTAGTGTCTCTGGGGCTTTTCTTGCTTTTCCCTGGTGGCTCAACCACTAAAGTGAAACACTATCCCACTCACCTCCAAAGCCTCCgttcctgtttcaaaaacaattaaaaaataaaacgcACCTGATTTCCACCAAGAAACGGATAAAGACAGACTAGCGCATTTGGGATCTATCATTCCATTCACCTTGTAAACACAAGGGAGATCTTTCAGGCTCCCCATAAGCCAATTAAGACTTTTTAGTAGGGAATTAGCCCCGGATCCGCAGCTACCTGTTGAGGTAGAGGCAGTGGGAGAGTCTTTCTTTTGAGGAGCTCCACATCAGCTGGCTCTGTGTTTCAAAGAGAGGGGATTAAAAAGATCAATACAGTGTGACCACTGGTTAGGAAGTCCCAGTGACAGGTGGGCCTAGGCTAGGCAAGCAGAAGGGTCCGCTCTTATAACAGCCTATTTAGAGGGGGAAATTAATTTGTAAACAATGCCTCCAAATTGTTGTCCATTGAGGCTGAGTTCACCCTGGCTGTGAGGTGTGGGATGAATCATGCTGGTGTGGTGTCCTGAGTGGGGTGTGTAGCTGCCTAAGATTGTGAGCTAGGGTGCCTGCATTCCCCTCAACTCCcatccccccaacacacacacacacacacacacacacacacacacacttaacacCCGCTGTGGCCCATAGTGGTAGGGAAGGGGGGGCACACAGAGGGagggctggggtgcagggctTGCTCAGCCAGGCCTCAGGGGCAATAGCTAAAGCTTTCATTTGATGCCAGAGACATCAGCTGCCCAAACTCAGTGGGGATTTTTCTGGCTGCAGTGTGTTTGTCTGTTGTCTGACAATTAGCTAACAGCATCAGCTAGtagcagtttttgttttaaaattttagaatgtgGGTAATTACAAGAGGTAGTTCCTAAAGTGCTTTTACTATTTCCTCAGCTCACAAGTTACCGTACGTTGTTAAGACCAGATCtcggccaggaacggtggctcatgtctgtaatcccagcactttgggaggcccaggtatgtggatcacttgagctcaggagttcaagactactgTGGACAACATGGAAAAGTTTgccagcgtggtggtgtgcacctgtggtcccagctacccagtaggctgaggagggaggatcacctgagcccagggaggtagaggctgcagtgagccctgatggcaccactgcattccaacctggatgacagagtgagaccctgtgtcaaaaaaaaaaagatctttttttcCACTGGATTCTTCTTTTCATGAATATAGTGATTTAGTGGCAAGGGTACAGGGGAAGATGGGAATGGGTTCAGGAAAATGTGTCCTGAACACAAAGCTGATACAGTGAATGAtatttatagagaaaatatatttgtttaggAGGCACCTAGAAGCAGAGGGCCAGAGTACAGTCACTGATAGCAGGTTCTACTTATGGAAGCATTTTCCCTCCTCACATGTTATCGTGATGAGTTGGAT from Nomascus leucogenys isolate Asia chromosome 2, Asia_NLE_v1, whole genome shotgun sequence encodes the following:
- the NEUROG1 gene encoding neurogenin-1 produces the protein MPAPLETCISDLDCASSSGSDLSGFLTDEEDCARLQQAASASGPPAPARRGAPNISRASEVPGAQDDEQERRRRRGRTRVRSEALLHSLRRSRRVKANDRERNRMHNLNAALDALRSVLPSFPDDTKLTKIETLRFAYNYIWALAETLRLADQGLPGGGGRERLLPPQCVPCLPGPPSPASDAESWGSGAAAASPLSDPSSPAASEDFTYGPGDPVFSFPSLPKDLLHTTPCFIPYH